In Notamacropus eugenii isolate mMacEug1 chromosome 1, mMacEug1.pri_v2, whole genome shotgun sequence, one genomic interval encodes:
- the DORIP1 gene encoding uncharacterized protein C14orf28 homolog isoform X1: protein MKTLFEEIKASIKNNYNQDRSFWRPVLPWGGVFTIKAGRKAVSCTPLYVEINLKNTCTIDGFLMLLYVILHENENFPRELSLHLGREFVDCFLYLMDSYSFTTVKLLWIWDKMEKQQYKSEVHKASLIIDLFGNEHDNFTKNLENLMSTIQESYCSNWRCPTRVQEDQQRTININPPQEIPHGNLIRLAVDELFCSKIELCEEQGCGGLREFSQRVFCHGAPPFVVLNMQHWKSEDLAYVPYYLDLSDHKYLLEGATLFNKEEHHYSAAFQIDGYWMHYDGLRNVNLILLNKPPEFLLLSSLVYIRATEK from the exons aTGAAGACATTGTTTGAAGAGATCAAAGCATcaattaaaaataactataacCAAGACCGTTCGTTTTGGAGGCCTGTCCTTCCCTGGGGAGGGGTTTTTACCATCAAAGCTGGCCGCAAAGCAGTGTCCTGTACACCACTCTATGTTGAAATAAACCTGAAAAATACCTGCACTATAGATGGATTCTTGATGTTACTATATGTCATTcttcatgaaaatgaaaatttccccAGGGAACTCTCTCTTCACTTAGGCAGAGAGTTTGTAGACTGTTTTCTTTACTTAATGGACTCATACAGTTTTACAACTGTGAAACTACTCTGGATTTGGGATAAGATGGAAAAACAGCAGTACAAATCTGAAGTTCACAAAGCTTCATTAATAATTGATTTGTTTGGAAATGAGCATGATAATTTTACAAAGAATCTGGAAAACCTTATGTCAACCATTCAAGAGAGTTATTGTTCAAACTGGAGATGTCCAACCCGAGTGCAGGAAGATCAGCAGCGAACGATTAACATAAA tCCTCCCCAAGAAATACCACATGGAAACTTGATTCGATTGGCTGTGGATGAATTATTTTGTTCCAAGATAGAACTGTGTGAAGAGCAAGG TTGTGGTGGGCTAAGAGAGTTTTCCCAGCGAGTATTCTGCCATGGAGCACCACCTTTTGTTGTCTTAAATATGCAGCACTGGAAATCTGAAGATCTGGCATATGTACCATATTACTTGGATTTATCTGATCACAA ATATTTGTTGGAAGGTGCCACATTATTTAACAAAGAGGAACATCATTATTCTGCAGCTTTCCAGATTGATGGATATTGGATGCACTATGATGGCCTCAGAAATGTgaatttaattttgttaaataaacCACCAGAGTTTCTCCTCTTGTCATCGTTGGTTTATATTCGagcaacagaaaaataa
- the DORIP1 gene encoding uncharacterized protein C14orf28 homolog isoform X2, which translates to MKTLFEEIKASIKNNYNQDRSFWRPVLPWGGVFTIKAGRKAVSCTPLYVEINLKNTCTIDGFLMLLYVILHENENFPRELSLHLGREFVDCFLYLMDSYSFTTVKLLWIWDKMEKQQYKSEVHKASLIIDLFGNEHDNFTKNLENLMSTIQESYCSNWRCPTRVQEDQQRTININPPQEIPHGNLIRLAVDELFCSKIELCEEQGCGGLREFSQRVFCHGAPPFVVLNMQHWKSEDLAYVPYYLDLSDHKPKEGIVVEESLLNSFFIQNEFLDYYK; encoded by the exons aTGAAGACATTGTTTGAAGAGATCAAAGCATcaattaaaaataactataacCAAGACCGTTCGTTTTGGAGGCCTGTCCTTCCCTGGGGAGGGGTTTTTACCATCAAAGCTGGCCGCAAAGCAGTGTCCTGTACACCACTCTATGTTGAAATAAACCTGAAAAATACCTGCACTATAGATGGATTCTTGATGTTACTATATGTCATTcttcatgaaaatgaaaatttccccAGGGAACTCTCTCTTCACTTAGGCAGAGAGTTTGTAGACTGTTTTCTTTACTTAATGGACTCATACAGTTTTACAACTGTGAAACTACTCTGGATTTGGGATAAGATGGAAAAACAGCAGTACAAATCTGAAGTTCACAAAGCTTCATTAATAATTGATTTGTTTGGAAATGAGCATGATAATTTTACAAAGAATCTGGAAAACCTTATGTCAACCATTCAAGAGAGTTATTGTTCAAACTGGAGATGTCCAACCCGAGTGCAGGAAGATCAGCAGCGAACGATTAACATAAA tCCTCCCCAAGAAATACCACATGGAAACTTGATTCGATTGGCTGTGGATGAATTATTTTGTTCCAAGATAGAACTGTGTGAAGAGCAAGG TTGTGGTGGGCTAAGAGAGTTTTCCCAGCGAGTATTCTGCCATGGAGCACCACCTTTTGTTGTCTTAAATATGCAGCACTGGAAATCTGAAGATCTGGCATATGTACCATATTACTTGGATTTATCTGATCACAA GCCTAAAGAAGGGATTGTGGTTGAAGAGTCATTGCTGAATTCCTTTTTTATTCAGAATGAGTTTTTAGATTACTACAAGTAA